One segment of Panicum virgatum strain AP13 chromosome 1K, P.virgatum_v5, whole genome shotgun sequence DNA contains the following:
- the LOC120701494 gene encoding aspartic proteinase 36-like isoform X1: MAPSSFSRALLLVLALSSAALAPGPAGATGVFRVRRKFPGHGGAGEAEERLAALRRHDGRRHGRLLGAADLPLGGVGLPTETGLYFTRIEIGAPPRGYYVQVDTGSDILWINCVRCDGCPTRSGLGIELTQYDPAGSGSTVGCGQEFCAAANAGVPQPCSSESSPCQFRITYGDGSSTTGFYVTDLLQYDRVSGDGQTTPSNATITFGCGAQLGGDLGSDSQALDGILGFGQSNSSVLSQLAAASKVPKIFAHCLDTVRGGGIFAIGDVVQPIVKTTPLVPNMPHYNVNLEGISVGDAILQLPTNIFDSGENKGTIIDSGTTLAYLPEEVHKTLMAAVFNKYQDMTFHNYQDFICFQFSGSVDDGFPIITFSFEGDLTLNVYPHDYLFQNGNDFYCVGFVNGGLQTKDGKNMVLLGDLVLSNKLVVYNLENKVIGWTDYNCSSSIKIKDDMTGFTYTVDAHNISSGWRFQWHKSLVLLLVTTIWSYLMF, encoded by the exons ATGGCGCCGTCCAGCTTCTcccgcgcgctcctcctcgtGCTCGCGCTGTCGTCGGCGGCGCTCGCGCCGGGCCCCGCGGGCGCCACCGGCGTGTTCCGGGTGCGCCGCAAGTTcccgggccacggcggcgccggggaggcggaggagcgcctcgcggcgctgcggcggcacgacggccgccgccacggccggctcctcggcgccgccgacctGCCCCTCGGCGGCGTCGGGCTCCCCACCGAGACCGG cctgtaCTTCACGCGGATTGAGATCGGGGCGCCGCCCAGGGGCTACTACGTGCAGGTGGACACCGGCAGCGACATCCTCTGGATCAACTGCGTCCGCTGCGACGGCTGCCCCACCCGGAGCGGCCTCGGG ATAGAGCTGACGCAGTACGACCCGGCGGGGAGCGGGAGCACGGTGGGGTGCGGCCAGGagttctgcgccgccgccaacgccggCGTGCCGCAGCCGTGCTCGTCGGAGTCGTCGCCGTGCCAGTTCAGGATCACCTACGGCGACGGGAGCTCCACCACGGGCTTCTACGTCACCGACCTCCTGCAGTACGACCGGGTGTCCGGCGACGGCCAGACCACCCCGTCCAACGCCACCATCACGTTCGG GTGCGGCGCCCAGCTCGGTGGGGATTTGGGGTCCGACAGCCAGGCCCTCGACGGGATTCTGGGGTTCGGCCAGTCCAATTCGTCGGTGCTGTCGCAGCTGGCTGCTGCTAGCAAAGTCCCAAAGATTTTTGCTCACTGCTTGGACACCGTGCGTGGTGGTGGGATCTTCGCGATCGGGGATGTGGTGCAGCCCATTGTGAAGACCACGCCGTTGGTGCCAAACAT GCCACACTACAACGTCAACCTGGAAGGAATTTCTGTTGGTGATGCTATACTTCAGCTTCCAACAAATATTTTTGATTCAGGTGAAAATAAAGGCACTATCATTGACAGCGGGACAACATTGGCATACCTCCCAGAGGAAGTTCATAAGACTTTGATGGCTGCG GTATTCAACAAGTACCAAGATATGACCTTCCATAATTATCAAGACTTCATCTGTTTCCAGTTCTCTGGAAG TGTAGATGATGGATTTCCTATAATCACCTTTAGTTTTGAGGGAGACCTTACACTGAATGTTTACCCACATGATTACCTTTTCCAAAATGGG AATGATTTCTACTGTGTAGGGTTCGTGAACGGTGGGTTACAAACCAAGGATGGGAAAAATATGGTTCTCTTGGGAG ATCTGGTTCTCTCAAATAAACTTGTGGTTTATAACTTGGAAAATAAAGTTATTGGATGGACAGACTACAACT GTTCCTCGAGCATAAAAATTAAGGATGACATGACTGGATTTACTTACACTGTTGATGCACATAATATCTCTTCTGGGTGGAGATTCCAATGGCACAAGTCCTTGGTTCTGTTGTTAGTAACAACAATCTGGAGCTACTTAATGTTCTAA
- the LOC120701494 gene encoding aspartic proteinase 36-like isoform X2 has product MAPSSFSRALLLVLALSSAALAPGPAGATGVFRVRRKFPGHGGAGEAEERLAALRRHDGRRHGRLLGAADLPLGGVGLPTETGLYFTRIEIGAPPRGYYVQVDTGSDILWINCVRCDGCPTRSGLGIELTQYDPAGSGSTVGCGQEFCAAANAGVPQPCSSESSPCQFRITYGDGSSTTGFYVTDLLQYDRVSGDGQTTPSNATITFGCGAQLGGDLGSDSQALDGILGFGQSNSSVLSQLAAASKVPKIFAHCLDTVRGGGIFAIGDVVQPIVKTTPLVPNMPHYNVNLEGISVGDAILQLPTNIFDSGENKGTIIDSGTTLAYLPEEVHKTLMAAVFNKYQDMTFHNYQDFICFQFSGSVDDGFPIITFSFEGDLTLNVYPHDYLFQNGV; this is encoded by the exons ATGGCGCCGTCCAGCTTCTcccgcgcgctcctcctcgtGCTCGCGCTGTCGTCGGCGGCGCTCGCGCCGGGCCCCGCGGGCGCCACCGGCGTGTTCCGGGTGCGCCGCAAGTTcccgggccacggcggcgccggggaggcggaggagcgcctcgcggcgctgcggcggcacgacggccgccgccacggccggctcctcggcgccgccgacctGCCCCTCGGCGGCGTCGGGCTCCCCACCGAGACCGG cctgtaCTTCACGCGGATTGAGATCGGGGCGCCGCCCAGGGGCTACTACGTGCAGGTGGACACCGGCAGCGACATCCTCTGGATCAACTGCGTCCGCTGCGACGGCTGCCCCACCCGGAGCGGCCTCGGG ATAGAGCTGACGCAGTACGACCCGGCGGGGAGCGGGAGCACGGTGGGGTGCGGCCAGGagttctgcgccgccgccaacgccggCGTGCCGCAGCCGTGCTCGTCGGAGTCGTCGCCGTGCCAGTTCAGGATCACCTACGGCGACGGGAGCTCCACCACGGGCTTCTACGTCACCGACCTCCTGCAGTACGACCGGGTGTCCGGCGACGGCCAGACCACCCCGTCCAACGCCACCATCACGTTCGG GTGCGGCGCCCAGCTCGGTGGGGATTTGGGGTCCGACAGCCAGGCCCTCGACGGGATTCTGGGGTTCGGCCAGTCCAATTCGTCGGTGCTGTCGCAGCTGGCTGCTGCTAGCAAAGTCCCAAAGATTTTTGCTCACTGCTTGGACACCGTGCGTGGTGGTGGGATCTTCGCGATCGGGGATGTGGTGCAGCCCATTGTGAAGACCACGCCGTTGGTGCCAAACAT GCCACACTACAACGTCAACCTGGAAGGAATTTCTGTTGGTGATGCTATACTTCAGCTTCCAACAAATATTTTTGATTCAGGTGAAAATAAAGGCACTATCATTGACAGCGGGACAACATTGGCATACCTCCCAGAGGAAGTTCATAAGACTTTGATGGCTGCG GTATTCAACAAGTACCAAGATATGACCTTCCATAATTATCAAGACTTCATCTGTTTCCAGTTCTCTGGAAG TGTAGATGATGGATTTCCTATAATCACCTTTAGTTTTGAGGGAGACCTTACACTGAATGTTTACCCACATGATTACCTTTTCCAAAATGGG GTTTGA